Proteins from one Ornithobacterium rhinotracheale genomic window:
- a CDS encoding APC family permease, protein MQNKIGLKEAISIGIGGMVGGGIFAVLGLAVSLAKGGTPVAFLFAGILALITSYSYAKLSQTYPDRGGTVKFVNQGFGKTIFSGAINNLLWLSYIIMLSLYASAFGSYAPNLWEITGDKKMDFHLFASAIIIFATLINYYSIAVVGKIESYAVIIKLIILLAFVAIGGYGLMDSQYISQLSVSHWESPVKLFAGGMVIFVAYEGFELIANAVPDLENPAKNVSRAYYISVVFVIILYIIIAFVTVGSLPFTEIAKAQDYVLAEAAKPMLGQVGFTIITIAALISTFSAINASLYGGSQVNYEIAEDNELPHHFLGKLWGQPIGLMVTAVSTFILVNTLDLESISTAGSLGFILIFGVVNLANLKCAKNTNSVRIIPLLGTILSAIAFVILVNQQWQENKLGIYVSAGIILFCFLVEWVYKKYKK, encoded by the coding sequence ATGCAAAATAAAATAGGGCTCAAGGAAGCCATTTCCATTGGGATCGGTGGAATGGTAGGAGGGGGCATCTTTGCGGTGCTGGGCTTAGCTGTTTCGTTGGCAAAAGGAGGTACCCCCGTAGCATTTTTGTTTGCGGGAATTTTGGCTTTAATCACATCGTATAGTTATGCCAAACTTTCACAAACATACCCCGATCGTGGTGGAACGGTGAAATTCGTAAATCAAGGATTTGGGAAAACGATTTTTAGTGGCGCGATAAACAATTTATTGTGGCTCAGCTACATCATTATGCTATCGCTTTATGCCTCGGCGTTTGGCTCGTATGCTCCTAATTTATGGGAAATTACAGGCGATAAAAAAATGGATTTTCACCTATTTGCGAGTGCAATCATCATTTTTGCAACACTCATCAATTATTATAGTATTGCGGTAGTGGGCAAGATAGAATCCTATGCCGTAATCATAAAATTGATTATCCTTTTAGCCTTCGTAGCCATCGGTGGCTATGGCTTGATGGATAGCCAGTACATTTCGCAACTTTCGGTGTCTCATTGGGAATCTCCCGTAAAGCTTTTTGCGGGCGGAATGGTGATTTTTGTGGCCTACGAAGGCTTTGAGCTCATTGCCAATGCCGTGCCCGATTTAGAAAATCCTGCCAAGAATGTATCGAGAGCGTATTATATTTCGGTCGTTTTTGTAATTATTTTATACATCATCATCGCTTTTGTTACGGTGGGGTCTTTGCCTTTCACCGAAATCGCCAAAGCCCAAGATTATGTGTTGGCAGAAGCGGCCAAGCCGATGCTCGGTCAAGTGGGGTTCACGATCATCACCATTGCGGCATTAATTTCCACTTTTTCAGCGATTAATGCCTCATTATATGGTGGGAGCCAAGTGAATTATGAAATTGCAGAAGACAATGAGCTACCACATCACTTTTTAGGTAAATTATGGGGGCAACCGATTGGGCTTATGGTCACAGCTGTTTCCACCTTTATTTTGGTCAATACTTTAGATTTAGAAAGTATTTCTACGGCAGGGAGTTTAGGCTTTATTCTCATTTTTGGTGTAGTGAATTTAGCAAATTTAAAATGTGCCAAAAACACAAATTCAGTCAGAATCATTCCACTTTTGGGAACAATATTAAGTGCTATTGCATTTGTAATTTTAGTCAATCAACAATGGCAAGAAAATAAACTAGGAATCTATGTTTCGGCAGGGATTATCTTATTTTGTTTTCTTGTAGAGTGGGTATATAAAAAATATAAAAAATGA
- a CDS encoding IdeS/Mac family cysteine endopeptidase (This family includes IgM or IgG-cleaving cysteine proteases.), giving the protein MKILNYYLSVFFLLFLAFSCSQEDEPTIKKQKTETLQKDKEDLIKQDSSNDENSGNKNNEENNGHLNNENDEKGNQQLTTKESVYRLIFNSSGGEGELKYMEVKEGEEVVLPYPEKYFTKLNYETTGYTDAPNSYMKYVGGSNFKMPDHDVTLYVSWHITDISLLNKPSEYYRNQAVFAEGIKEPSASEWVRLKSVEDKTVEWNKNQKWYDANQFNDPLCWAATTANVLHWWIDRNKKYIEKYYQLKGTTLEKSGLPHLYQDTNHSEIYKYLKSHWAYDGNRVQPAFNWFLSDPSFDLGGGGFFKDVFKDKNIAQGISSVKKYKFTKFCSEALHRGDVLFVAITIIGGGHAVTVWGADFDAEGYISALYYTNSNDTTSSYTINGNYSGLMKMDIVYVGDKVYTTGSTGEPSIPITDVASFSTGANYWKEYLAKHQ; this is encoded by the coding sequence ATGAAAATTTTAAATTATTATTTAAGTGTTTTTTTTCTACTGTTTCTTGCATTTTCTTGTTCACAAGAAGATGAACCTACAATAAAAAAACAGAAAACAGAAACTTTGCAGAAAGATAAAGAAGATTTGATAAAGCAAGATTCTTCTAACGATGAAAACTCGGGGAATAAAAATAATGAAGAAAACAATGGGCACCTGAACAATGAAAATGATGAGAAGGGGAACCAGCAATTGACAACAAAAGAAAGCGTGTATCGTTTAATTTTCAACTCATCTGGAGGCGAGGGAGAATTAAAATATATGGAAGTGAAAGAGGGCGAAGAAGTCGTTTTACCCTATCCAGAAAAGTATTTCACCAAATTGAATTACGAAACAACGGGCTACACCGATGCGCCAAATAGCTATATGAAATATGTGGGAGGTAGTAATTTTAAAATGCCCGATCACGATGTTACTTTATATGTTTCATGGCATATTACAGACATATCTTTGCTAAATAAACCAAGTGAATATTATAGAAATCAAGCTGTTTTTGCAGAAGGGATAAAAGAACCCAGCGCAAGCGAATGGGTGCGCCTAAAAAGTGTAGAAGACAAAACAGTGGAATGGAATAAAAACCAAAAATGGTATGATGCCAATCAATTCAACGATCCATTGTGCTGGGCTGCAACCACTGCCAATGTACTCCATTGGTGGATTGATCGAAATAAAAAATACATCGAGAAATACTATCAATTAAAAGGTACTACCTTAGAAAAATCAGGGCTACCCCATCTGTATCAAGATACCAATCATAGCGAGATTTACAAATATCTAAAATCACATTGGGCATACGACGGAAACAGAGTGCAACCAGCATTCAATTGGTTTTTATCGGATCCTAGTTTTGATTTAGGCGGCGGAGGATTTTTCAAAGATGTTTTTAAAGATAAAAATATAGCACAAGGAATCTCAAGTGTGAAAAAATATAAATTCACTAAATTCTGTTCAGAGGCCTTGCATCGTGGCGATGTGCTATTTGTGGCAATCACGATCATAGGTGGAGGGCATGCCGTAACCGTATGGGGAGCCGATTTTGATGCAGAAGGATATATTTCTGCACTATACTACACCAATAGCAACGATACCACCTCTTCCTATACCATAAATGGAAACTATTCAGGTTTAATGAAGATGGATATTGTATATGTGGGAGATAAAGTCTACACTACCGGAAGCACAGGAGAGCCCAGTATTCCTATCACCGATGTAGCTAGTTTCTCTACTGGAGCAAATTATTGGAAAGAATATCTTGCAAAACACCAATAA
- the arsC gene encoding arsenate reductase (glutaredoxin) (This arsenate reductase requires both glutathione and glutaredoxin to convert arsenate to arsenite, after which the efflux transporter formed by ArsA and ArsB can extrude the arsenite from the cell, providing resistance.), with translation MIEVYHNPRCSKSRAALQYLEDKKQKFEIYKYLDEKLSKNQIQTILDKTGLKPIDLVRTNEAIWKENYKGKDLTDEQIISAIVENPKLLERPIVINGDKAVVARPTEKIDEILG, from the coding sequence ATGATAGAAGTGTACCACAATCCCAGATGTAGCAAAAGTCGCGCAGCATTACAATATTTAGAAGATAAAAAACAAAAATTCGAAATTTATAAGTATTTAGACGAAAAATTATCTAAAAATCAAATTCAAACTATTTTAGATAAAACAGGATTAAAGCCCATAGATTTGGTGCGCACCAACGAAGCAATTTGGAAAGAAAATTATAAAGGAAAAGATTTAACAGATGAGCAGATTATTTCGGCCATTGTTGAAAATCCTAAATTGCTAGAGCGCCCCATTGTAATCAACGGAGACAAAGCCGTAGTGGCACGCCCAACTGAAAAAATCGACGAAATTTTAGGCTAA
- a CDS encoding diacylglycerol kinase: protein MKKFVGGRVKSVKYVFIGMWKLISTEHAIISQIILFTPLIFLGFYFGISRIEWAIQLFCLALILTAESLNTAIEKLCDFVHPDFHQKIGFIKDVSAGASGFAVLISLVIGVLIYYPYICAL from the coding sequence ATGAAAAAATTTGTAGGAGGACGCGTAAAAAGCGTAAAATATGTATTCATAGGCATGTGGAAACTGATTTCGACAGAGCATGCCATTATTTCACAAATCATACTATTTACCCCGCTCATATTTCTAGGTTTTTATTTCGGGATTAGTCGCATAGAGTGGGCAATTCAGCTTTTTTGTTTAGCCTTGATTTTAACGGCAGAAAGTTTAAACACCGCGATAGAAAAACTATGTGATTTTGTGCATCCAGATTTTCATCAGAAGATAGGTTTCATAAAAGATGTTTCGGCGGGAGCATCAGGTTTTGCAGTACTTATCAGTTTAGTAATCGGAGTATTAATTTATTACCCTTATATATGCGCTTTATGA